The Deltaproteobacteria bacterium genome includes a region encoding these proteins:
- a CDS encoding biotin carboxyl carrier protein, whose translation METIKFVDTTIRDGHQSLWAENMTTGMMLPIAKNLDDAGFEGIELISGSHLKKCVRDLKEDPWERVRLVSKLITKTPLRLIAGRVNTFEYNPPSMYRLFVERMFANGIKEARISDEWNDYEGWKFRVGECHRVGMKSILNLIYSVSPKHSDEYFALRTRQAASLHPYRLCLKDPGGLLTPERMDTLVPVIYKNANGIPVELHTHCTTGLGPLCCIKGMELGIRSFNTALPPLADDTSNPSLFNVAKNARALGYQTDIDEEILQPVSRHFTAIAKREGFTIGAPVEYDYSQYQHQVPGGMLSNLRFQLRKVGLEDKFPAALEEAIKVRAEFGYPIMVTPLSQFIGSQAAINVIVGERYKEVTDQIIKFALGHAGAEGAQDMDPTVKDKILDRPRAKEWAKWTPDEPTPDEIRRNIGAEGTSDEELLLRWIIGKEDIDFMRANKRPLEYLNSEQPLVNLLQELSKRTKNRQIHVQTANFSVTLEKRAESAR comes from the coding sequence ATGGAAACTATTAAATTTGTCGACACCACGATCCGCGACGGCCATCAGAGCTTGTGGGCGGAGAACATGACCACCGGCATGATGTTGCCCATCGCCAAAAACTTGGACGACGCTGGATTTGAAGGCATCGAGCTGATTTCCGGCTCGCACTTGAAGAAATGCGTGCGCGACTTGAAAGAAGATCCTTGGGAGCGGGTGCGCCTCGTTTCGAAGCTGATCACCAAGACGCCGCTGCGTTTGATCGCCGGGCGGGTCAATACTTTTGAATACAATCCGCCGTCCATGTACCGGTTGTTTGTCGAGCGCATGTTCGCCAACGGCATCAAGGAAGCGCGCATCTCGGATGAATGGAACGACTACGAAGGCTGGAAGTTTCGCGTCGGCGAATGCCATCGCGTCGGCATGAAGTCGATCTTAAATTTGATCTATTCGGTCTCGCCCAAACATAGCGACGAGTATTTCGCCCTACGCACCCGCCAAGCCGCGTCGCTCCATCCCTATCGGCTTTGCTTGAAAGATCCGGGCGGGTTGCTGACGCCGGAGCGCATGGACACCTTGGTGCCGGTGATTTACAAAAATGCCAACGGGATTCCCGTCGAGCTGCACACCCACTGCACCACCGGTCTCGGCCCGCTGTGCTGCATCAAAGGCATGGAGCTGGGGATTCGCTCGTTCAACACGGCATTGCCGCCGCTGGCCGACGACACATCGAATCCTTCGCTATTCAACGTCGCGAAAAACGCCCGCGCGCTGGGTTACCAAACCGACATCGACGAGGAAATCTTACAGCCGGTGTCGCGCCACTTCACCGCCATCGCCAAGCGCGAAGGCTTCACCATCGGCGCGCCGGTGGAATACGACTACTCGCAATACCAACACCAAGTTCCCGGCGGCATGCTGTCGAATCTGCGCTTTCAACTGCGCAAGGTCGGTTTGGAAGACAAGTTTCCCGCGGCGCTCGAAGAAGCGATCAAAGTGCGCGCCGAGTTCGGTTACCCGATCATGGTCACGCCGCTATCGCAATTCATCGGCAGCCAAGCGGCGATCAACGTGATCGTCGGCGAGCGCTACAAAGAAGTCACCGATCAGATTATCAAGTTCGCTCTCGGCCACGCCGGCGCTGAAGGCGCCCAGGACATGGACCCAACGGTGAAAGACAAGATCCTTGACCGACCGCGCGCTAAGGAATGGGCCAAGTGGACGCCGGACGAACCGACGCCCGACGAGATTCGCCGCAACATCGGCGCCGAAGGCACTTCCGACGAAGAGTTGCTCTTGCGCTGGATCATCGGCAAAGAGGATATCGATTTCATGCGAGCCAACAAACGGCCACTGGAATATTTGAATTCCGAACAGCCCCTGGTGAATCTGCTGCAGGAACTGTCGAAGCGCACCAAGAACCGGCAGATTCATGTGCAGACGGCGAATTTTTCCGTGACGTTGGAGAAGCGCGCCGAATCGGCGCGCTAG
- a CDS encoding iron-containing alcohol dehydrogenase: MAGTSFIFNNPHVERVISGPGALGELGEEVERLGGTRALVLISPSVAKTFLLDKVKTALGSKCAAVFDQVKPHSPTESIEQAVVLARDAKIDILVSVGGGSAIDTGKGVAALLAEGGSLPRFGVRFTPPNKKEVPPMPALKIPHIAIPTTLSGGEYSYSAGITEGGKKFIVADPKLAPKVVLLDPEAAATAPSRLLAASGMNSLAHCVEAVYSTETQPLTEAYCLTGIGLIARYLPRAVADSTDLEALSNVQVAACLSGMGVYSAWTGIHHAIVHVIGGRYKAPHAEIHALMLPYGMRWNLDVAERHYLRMAREIGIEAANEKELAAAVPEYVYGMNQKMGLPLKLRDLGVPRDGLKQLSVDTLGDYSIHTNPKPVRSAEQVLEVLEAAW, encoded by the coding sequence ATGGCAGGAACATCTTTTATTTTTAACAATCCGCATGTCGAGAGGGTGATTTCGGGGCCGGGGGCGTTGGGCGAGTTGGGCGAGGAAGTCGAACGGCTCGGCGGCACGCGGGCGCTGGTGTTAATATCGCCGTCGGTGGCGAAGACTTTTCTTTTGGACAAAGTAAAAACCGCCCTCGGAAGTAAGTGCGCTGCTGTTTTCGATCAGGTGAAGCCGCATTCGCCGACGGAGTCGATTGAGCAGGCGGTTGTCCTGGCGCGGGATGCGAAGATCGATATCTTAGTCAGTGTCGGCGGCGGTAGCGCCATTGACACCGGCAAGGGCGTGGCTGCGCTGTTGGCCGAGGGCGGATCGTTGCCGCGTTTCGGTGTGCGCTTCACGCCGCCCAATAAAAAAGAAGTGCCGCCCATGCCGGCGCTGAAGATTCCCCATATCGCGATTCCAACAACGCTCTCTGGCGGCGAATACAGTTACTCCGCCGGCATTACCGAAGGCGGCAAGAAATTCATTGTCGCCGATCCCAAGCTGGCGCCAAAGGTCGTGCTGCTCGATCCCGAAGCGGCAGCCACCGCGCCGAGCCGTTTGCTGGCGGCGTCGGGGATGAATTCATTAGCGCATTGCGTCGAAGCGGTTTACTCGACAGAGACGCAGCCATTGACGGAAGCCTATTGTCTTACCGGCATCGGTTTGATCGCGCGCTACTTGCCGCGGGCGGTAGCGGACTCGACCGATCTCGAAGCGCTTAGCAATGTCCAAGTGGCGGCGTGTTTGTCGGGCATGGGCGTTTATAGCGCCTGGACCGGCATTCACCACGCCATCGTCCATGTCATCGGCGGCCGCTACAAAGCGCCGCACGCGGAGATCCACGCTCTGATGCTGCCCTACGGCATGCGCTGGAATCTCGATGTGGCCGAGCGCCATTACCTGCGCATGGCGCGGGAGATCGGCATCGAAGCGGCGAACGAAAAAGAATTGGCCGCGGCGGTTCCTGAATATGTTTACGGCATGAATCAGAAAATGGGCTTGCCGCTCAAGCTGCGCGATCTCGGCGTGCCGCGCGACGGTTTGAAGCAGTTGTCAGTGGATACATTGGGCGATTACAGCATTCACACCAATCCCAAGCCGGTGCGCAGTGCGGAACAGGTGCTGGAGGTGTTGGAGGCGGCCTGGTGA
- a CDS encoding PIN domain-containing protein, whose translation MIFVDTGAWFALAVRNDPDHGAALAWLRVNREALVTSDYVLAETATLLRVRDKTSRGHRVAVGVATSLYRRESAFLEKNTDGDIAAGLNIFRKFSDHSFSFVDCTSFAHAQRLGISEAFAFDRHFEHYPGLRRVPETL comes from the coding sequence GTGATCTTCGTCGACACCGGTGCATGGTTCGCTTTGGCAGTGCGAAACGACCCCGATCATGGAGCAGCGTTGGCGTGGCTACGCGTGAACCGAGAAGCGCTCGTTACGAGCGATTATGTTCTGGCTGAAACCGCGACTTTGCTCCGCGTGCGCGACAAAACGTCACGCGGGCATCGGGTAGCTGTTGGCGTTGCGACTTCGTTGTATCGTCGGGAGTCTGCTTTCTTAGAAAAAAATACCGACGGCGATATCGCTGCCGGCCTCAATATATTCCGCAAGTTTTCCGATCATTCATTTAGTTTCGTAGACTGTACGAGCTTTGCCCACGCGCAGCGATTGGGTATTTCCGAGGCTTTCGCTTTCGACCGTCATTTTGAACACTATCCTGGTCTGCGGCGAGTGCCGGAGACTTTGTGA
- a CDS encoding urea carboxylase-associated family protein → MKEIRMGVVKSTIMAKNSGASFEVKKGQRLQIAGRSIVDFVAFNLHDLTERFDQARTKTNQVKIFISTGDVLYSKRNNPMMTIVADTFTEGRHDLQKGMCSRKRFEMVAQGQSKRVFAEGVDINPKKAEEIPDHGCWENLSGAVAPWKIAPDDVPSPFNIFQCMRIDPDTGIMYDTMIRPKDEAYVDFRAEMDLLVAASACPESGRGQAIRVVVYDG, encoded by the coding sequence ATGAAGGAGATTCGGATGGGTGTCGTGAAAAGTACGATCATGGCGAAGAACTCCGGCGCGTCGTTTGAAGTGAAGAAGGGGCAGCGGCTGCAGATCGCTGGTCGAAGCATCGTCGATTTCGTCGCGTTCAATCTGCACGACTTGACGGAACGCTTCGATCAGGCGCGGACCAAGACCAATCAGGTGAAGATTTTTATCAGTACCGGCGATGTTCTCTATTCGAAAAGAAACAACCCGATGATGACCATCGTCGCGGATACGTTCACCGAGGGCCGGCACGACTTGCAAAAGGGCATGTGCAGCCGCAAGCGTTTCGAAATGGTCGCCCAGGGACAATCGAAGCGCGTGTTCGCCGAAGGCGTCGATATCAATCCCAAGAAGGCCGAAGAAATCCCCGATCATGGCTGTTGGGAAAATCTGAGCGGCGCCGTGGCACCCTGGAAGATCGCGCCGGACGACGTGCCGAGCCCGTTCAATATTTTTCAGTGCATGCGCATCGATCCGGATACCGGCATCATGTACGACACGATGATCCGGCCCAAGGACGAAGCGTATGTCGACTTTCGCGCCGAGATGGATTTGCTCGTCGCCGCCAGTGCTTGTCCGGAGTCGGGGCGCGGGCAGGCGATACGGGTGGTAGTGTACGATGGGTAG